A window of the Janthinobacterium agaricidamnosum NBRC 102515 = DSM 9628 genome harbors these coding sequences:
- the xdhB gene encoding xanthine dehydrogenase molybdopterin binding subunit, whose product MNHPGTAEVTAAIKTAAWSGVGVARAHESAELHVLGQASYTDDIPEVQGTLHAALGLSQKAHATISAMDLTAVRSAPGVVAVLTAADIPGTNDCGPIIHDDPILAEQLVQYVGQPLFIVVADSHDHARRAVRRAVITYDELPAILTPQAAKAAQSYVLPPMQLKRGDFEAQFQQAPHVARGQLYVGGQEQFYLEGQVSYAIPKEKAGMLVLCSTQHPSEMQHVVAHALGVHSHNITVECRRMGGGFGGKESQSALWAAASAIAAATLKRPVKLRADRDDDMLVTGKRHCFYYEYEVGYDDDGKILAARVDMTLRAGYSADLSGPVATRAVCHFDNAYYLSDVDIRAACGKTNTQSNTAFRGFGGPQGAIAIEYVIDEIARTLGRDAVDIRKRNFYGRNDEEGRNVTPYGQKIVDNVIHDLVAELEESSAYRQRRIDIDAYNHGSPILKKGLALTPLKFGIAFNVTHLNQAGALVHVYVDGSVLVNHGGTEMGQGINTKVMQVVAHELGLDLAYVRATATDTSKVANTSATAASTGADLNGKAAQDAARQIRERLAAYAVKLYGGDESAVVFADNTIHVNGHAVSFPELVQKAYLARVQLWSDGFYATPGLHWDAKSMTGHPFSYYAYGAAVSEVVVDTLTGEWKLLRADALYDAGQSLNPAIDVGQVEGAFIQGMGWLTTEELWWNAGGKLMTHAPSTYKIPGISDCPEDFRVQLFKNRNVEDSIHRSKAVGEPPLLLPFSVFFAIRDAVSSVAGHRINPPLNAPATSEEILKAIAAVEAATA is encoded by the coding sequence ATGAACCATCCTGGCACAGCGGAAGTGACAGCAGCCATCAAAACAGCGGCATGGAGCGGCGTCGGCGTGGCGCGCGCACATGAGTCGGCCGAGTTGCATGTGCTGGGTCAAGCCAGCTACACCGACGATATTCCCGAAGTGCAAGGCACCTTGCACGCGGCGCTGGGTTTGTCGCAAAAAGCCCATGCGACCATCAGCGCCATGGATTTGACGGCGGTGCGCAGCGCGCCCGGCGTGGTGGCGGTGTTGACCGCCGCCGATATTCCCGGCACCAACGATTGCGGGCCCATCATTCATGACGATCCGATTTTGGCCGAGCAACTGGTGCAATATGTCGGCCAGCCGCTGTTCATTGTTGTTGCCGACAGCCATGATCATGCACGTCGCGCAGTGCGCCGCGCCGTGATTACTTACGACGAATTGCCGGCCATCCTGACGCCGCAAGCGGCCAAGGCCGCGCAATCGTATGTGTTGCCGCCGATGCAGCTCAAGCGCGGCGATTTCGAGGCCCAGTTCCAGCAGGCGCCGCATGTGGCGCGCGGCCAGCTGTATGTCGGCGGCCAGGAACAGTTTTACCTGGAAGGCCAGGTGTCGTACGCGATTCCGAAGGAAAAAGCAGGCATGCTGGTGTTGTGTTCGACCCAGCACCCCAGCGAGATGCAACACGTCGTCGCGCACGCGCTGGGCGTGCATTCGCACAATATCACCGTCGAATGCCGGCGCATGGGCGGCGGTTTCGGCGGCAAGGAATCGCAATCGGCGTTGTGGGCGGCGGCGTCCGCGATCGCCGCGGCAACACTGAAACGACCGGTCAAGCTGCGCGCCGACCGCGACGACGACATGCTGGTGACCGGCAAGCGCCACTGTTTTTATTATGAATATGAAGTCGGCTATGACGACGACGGCAAGATCCTGGCGGCGCGGGTCGATATGACCTTGCGCGCAGGTTATTCTGCCGACTTGTCCGGCCCGGTCGCGACCCGCGCCGTGTGCCATTTCGATAACGCCTATTATTTGTCGGACGTCGATATCCGCGCCGCTTGCGGCAAGACCAATACCCAGTCGAACACGGCGTTCCGCGGTTTTGGCGGTCCGCAAGGCGCGATCGCGATCGAGTATGTGATCGATGAAATCGCCCGCACGCTGGGCCGCGATGCGGTCGATATCCGCAAGCGCAATTTTTACGGCCGCAACGATGAAGAAGGCCGCAACGTCACGCCGTACGGCCAGAAAATCGTCGATAACGTGATCCACGACCTCGTTGCCGAACTGGAAGAAAGCAGCGCCTACCGCCAGCGCCGGATCGACATCGACGCCTACAATCATGGCAGCCCCATCCTCAAGAAAGGCCTGGCCCTGACGCCGCTGAAGTTCGGCATCGCCTTCAACGTCACCCATTTGAACCAGGCCGGCGCGCTGGTGCATGTGTATGTCGACGGTTCGGTGCTGGTCAATCATGGCGGCACGGAAATGGGGCAGGGCATCAATACCAAGGTCATGCAAGTGGTCGCGCATGAACTGGGGCTGGATCTGGCGTATGTGCGGGCCACCGCCACCGATACCAGCAAGGTCGCGAATACCTCGGCCACCGCCGCATCGACCGGCGCCGACTTGAATGGCAAGGCGGCGCAAGACGCGGCGCGCCAGATCCGCGAACGGCTGGCCGCTTACGCCGTCAAATTGTATGGCGGCGACGAATCGGCAGTGGTATTTGCCGACAATACCATCCACGTCAATGGCCATGCCGTGTCATTCCCGGAACTGGTGCAAAAAGCCTATCTGGCGCGGGTGCAACTGTGGTCGGACGGTTTTTATGCGACGCCCGGTTTGCATTGGGATGCCAAAAGCATGACCGGCCATCCGTTTTCGTATTACGCGTATGGCGCGGCGGTCTCGGAAGTGGTGGTCGATACGCTGACCGGCGAATGGAAGCTGTTGCGCGCCGATGCCTTGTACGACGCCGGCCAGTCGCTCAACCCGGCGATCGACGTGGGCCAGGTCGAAGGCGCGTTTATCCAGGGCATGGGCTGGCTGACCACCGAGGAATTATGGTGGAATGCCGGCGGCAAGTTGATGACCCATGCGCCATCGACGTACAAGATTCCCGGTATTTCCGATTGTCCTGAAGATTTCCGCGTGCAACTGTTTAAGAACCGCAACGTCGAAGACAGCATCCACCGCTCCAAGGCGGTTGGCGAACCGCCGCTGCTGCTGCCGTTCTCGGTGTTTTTCGCGATCCGCGACGCGGTCTCCAGCGTGGCCGGCCACCGTATCAATCCGCCGCTGAATGCACCGGCCACCAGCGAAGAAATTCTCAAAGCCATCGCCGCTGTCGAAGCGGCCACGGCTTGA